The Fundidesulfovibrio magnetotacticus genome includes the window TTTTTGAGGCTTCCCGGTGAAGCCAGACATAAGGAGACAGGCCATGGACATCATCCGTCAGATCGAAAACGAGCACATCCGCCTGGACATGCCCCAGTTCAAGCCCGGCGACACCGTGAAGGTGCACTTCCGCATCCTCGAGGGCGAGAAGGAGCGCATCCAGGTGTTCCAGGGCGCTGTCCTGCGCCTGCGCAAGGGCACCACCAACAGCACCTTCACCGTGCGCAAGGTCTCCGACGGCGTGGGCGTGGAACGCGTGTTCCCCATGTACTCGCCCTTCATCGAGCGCGTGGAAGTGATCACCGAGGGCAAGGTGCGCCGCTCGCGCCTGTACTACCTGCGCAAGCTGCGCGGCAAGGCCTCCCGCATCAAGTCCAAGAACGACTGGAACAACTAGTCCGTTTCCCGGCGATGCCGTTTCGGGCCGCCGACGCCAGCGCATTCGTCCGCTCCCGTGCCATCCGGCGCGGAGCGGGAGAGCCGCGCGGGCGTCGGCGGCTTGTCGTGTTTGCCGTGCGCTCCGGCGGGGCTGACGGCTGGGCGCGCCTGCGGCGCGGCCACGGCCTGACGGGAAGAGGTGTCGGCGTGGGCCTCGCAGGGGCGCGCGTCGGCCTGTCCGAGGCATGGGCCAAGGTCTGGCCCGCGTCGCGCGGCCTTGCTGGGCGTTGCGCCGGTTTGTCCGGGCTTTTCGTCCCGGCCTGCACAGCGCCGCGCGTTTTTGCGGCGCATCTCGGAGGTCGCCGTGCTGGCCGGGGTTGACGAGGCCGGGCGCGGCTGCCTGGCCGGTCCCGTGGTGGCCGGGGCCGTGATCCTGCCCGCCTCCTTCGACCTGCCCGGGCTCACCGACTCCAAGAAGCTCACCCCCGCCCGGCGCGCGCGCCTGGAGGGGGCCATCAAGGCCCAGGCCGCGGCCTGGGGCCTGGGTGTGGTCTGGGCCGCCGAGATCGACCGCATCAACATCCTGCAGGCCACCTACCGGGCCATGGCCCGGGCCGTGGCGGCACTGCGCGCCGTCCCCTCGGGCCTGGAGGTGGACGGCAACAAGACGATCCCCCCGCACCTGCTGGCCCTGCCGGGGCTCCCACAGCGGGCGGTGGTGGGGGGCGACGCGCTCATCCCGGCCATCTCGGCCGCGTCCATCCTGGCCAAGACCTTCCGCGACCGGCTCATGGAACACCTCGACCGCAAGTACCCCGGCTACGGCCTGGCCGGGCACAAAGGCTACGGCACGGCCGACCACCTGGCGGCCTTGGTCCGGCTCGGCCCGTGCAGGCTGCACCGCCTGACGTTCCGGGGCGTTCTGCCCGAGCCCAGGGGCGCGCAGGCGGTCCAGGGCTCCCTGTTGTGAGAGCGTTCATGGCGGCCTGCCGCAGGCCCGTCCGTCCGGCGGATGCCCCCCGGAAACCGCCCCCGGGGACTGCCAACCGCACCTGCCCCCCGCCGAGGAGTCCAGAGGAGCCTGCTCCTCTGGCCGCCAGAGGCTTCTCCAGCGACATTCCCCCCAAGCACGCCCCATGATCGCCGATCATCTCCTCCTGGGCCGCGAAGGCGAGGACGCGGCGGCCGCCCATCTCGCGTCGCGCGGCTACGAGGTCCTGGAACGCAACTGGCGCACGCCGCGCGGCGAGGTGGACCTGATCTGCCGCCACGGGGACACCCTGGTGTTCGTGGAGGTGAAGACGCGGGGCCAGGGCAGCCTGGCGGCCGGGACCGACGCTGTGCACGGGCGCAAGCGCTCCCGGCTTTTGCGCGCGGCGGCCGAATACCTCTCCGCAGGCGACTTGTGGGCCAGGCCCTGCCGCTTCGACGTTGTGAGCGTCGTACGCCACGGCGCATCCCTGCGCGTGGAGCACCTGGAGGACGCCTTCCGGGCCGATTTCGAGCGCTCGGGAGGGCGCGGCTGGCAGCCCTGGTGAATCTCTAGTGTTTCGTCCTCGAAATCCATCCATACGGATTGTCAAAACAAGCAGCCAAAACCATTGATTTACATTTTGAAAAACATATTCATGTTTTTCAAAATCGCGACACTAAAGCTTCCTGCAGACCAGTTCGCCGGAACCGATCGGGACCACCAGCGAGTCCACGCGCGGGTCCGTGGGGACGTATTCGAGAAACTCTGCCATCTCGTGGGAGTGGCTGATGGCGTTGTCAACCACGAGCAGCCCTCCGGGCACCAGCTTGGGCACGATCGCGTCGAAGCAGGCGCGCAGGATGGCGCGCTCGGCGTCCAGGAAACAGAAGGCCAGGGGACCATGGCCCGCCAGGAGCGGCACGGCGTCGGCCTCCACGAGGCGCACGCGGTCTTGCGCCCCGGCGGCGGCGAAGCTCTCCCGGGCCAGGGCGGCCTTGCGGGGGCTTATCTCGTAGGTGGTGAGCCGCGTGCCGCGCAGCCCGGCGGCCTGGGCCAGCCAGAGGGCCGAGTAGCCGCCCGACGTGCCCACCTCCAGCCATTCGCCCTCGGGCGCGTTGGCCGCCAGCAGGCAGAGGAACCGGCCCGTCTCGGGGGGGATCTGGCGCAGGCGGTCGAAGCGGGGGGTGCCGTCGGTCTTGTCTGCCTCGTGCATGGCGGCCAGCAGGGCCATGCGTTCGGTCACGGCCTCGGGAATGCTGTGGAACACCGGGACCTCCAGGGAAGACGGGCGGGACTCGGGGGCGGTTTCGGCCTAGATGACCACGTTGCCGATGATGCGCCCTTTCTCGGCGTGGTCGTAGACGCCGGTCCAGGCGTTCACGGAGACCGGCGGCTCGGCGGGGCGCTGGGCGAACTTCTCCACGGCGACCTGCTGCGGGTCGAAGGTGATGAGGCCGTTGGAGTTGGCCATGGAGATGGGGCCGTTGGAGCCCACGTCGTAAGCGGGATCTGCCATGGTTGAGACGTATGCCCGGCGTCCCGGCCTGTCAATGGCCCGCTTGCTCCTCGGCCCCGCTTGCATTCGGGCCGGGGCCATGGGATAGCCCTTCCATGCAGGGTGAGCCGGGAACGCTGTGGGTGGTGGCCACGCCCCTGGGCAACGCGGGGGACCTGACGCCCCGCGCGCGCGACATTCTCGGGCGCGCGGGCCTCTTGCTTTGCGAGGACACCCGCCGCGCGATCCGGCTCCTGGCGGACCAGGGCATCGCCCAGCCCCCGGAGGGACGGCGCATGCTCTCCCTCTTCGACCACAACGAGGAAGGCCGCATCCCCCAGGTGCTGGCCCATCTGGACCAGGGCGGCGAGGCGGCGCTCGTCTCCGACGCGGGCACGCCCGTGCTCTCCGATCCGGGATACCTGCTGGTGCGCGCCTGCCTGGAGGCCGGACACCGCGTGCGCCCGGCGCCCGGGCCCTCGGCCGTCATGGCCGCGCTGTGCGTCTCGGGCCTCGCGCCCCAGCCCTTCGTCTTTTTGGGCTTTTTGCCGCGCAAGTCCGGCGACGTGCGCCAGGCCCTGGCCCGCTTCGCCCCCACGGGGTGCACCCTGGTGTTCTTCGAGCGCAAGGACCGCCTGGCCAAGACCCTGGCCCTGGCCCTGGAGGTGCTGGGCGAGCGCGACTGCGTGGTGGCCCGGGAGCTTACCAAAACCCACGAGGAATTCCTGCGCAGCAGGCTCTCCGAAATGGCCGCCCAGGAGCGCGAACTCCTGGGCGAGATCACCGTGGTGCTCGGACCCGCCCTGGAGCAGGCGACGGCGGACCCGGATATGGTGCGCCGCGTGCTGGAGGAGGAGGCCCGCGCCGGGGGCAGGCCGCGCGAGGTGGCCCGCCGCGCGGCCGCCAGGCTGCCGGGACGAACGGCCAAGGAGCTTTACGCGCTCCTGGGCCAGGGGCGGGGAGGTGAGCATGTCACCTGAACGGCTGCCCGACGGATACTGCCTGTGGGAGCTGGAGGACAGCGCCTTCTGCGTGGGCATCATGGGCACGGGGCCGGGATTTCTCTCCATCCTGGACATCATCTTCAATCCGGCGGTGGCCGATTTCCTGCCACCCATGACCCTTGCCGCCCTGGCCGAGCCCGGCCCGGAGCGCGAAAAGCTGGGCGATCCCCGCGTGGAGGGCCTGCCGGTCTACGAAACCCACCAGGAGATGCTCCGGGCGCACCCGGACATCAACCTGCTCATCGAGCTGGTGGGCAAGCGCCACAAAGTGAAGTCAATCGTGGCCGGGCTGCCGGGCCACGTGAGCTTCATCGACCACACGGCCTCCTTCTTCCTGTGCGCCCTCAACAAGTTCGCGGCCATCAGCGCGCGCTGCCAGCTCAACCTGGACAACCAGCGGGTGCTCGTCCAGGCC containing:
- a CDS encoding ribonuclease HII; the encoded protein is MRRISEVAVLAGVDEAGRGCLAGPVVAGAVILPASFDLPGLTDSKKLTPARRARLEGAIKAQAAAWGLGVVWAAEIDRINILQATYRAMARAVAALRAVPSGLEVDGNKTIPPHLLALPGLPQRAVVGGDALIPAISAASILAKTFRDRLMEHLDRKYPGYGLAGHKGYGTADHLAALVRLGPCRLHRLTFRGVLPEPRGAQAVQGSLL
- the rsmI gene encoding 16S rRNA (cytidine(1402)-2'-O)-methyltransferase, producing MQGEPGTLWVVATPLGNAGDLTPRARDILGRAGLLLCEDTRRAIRLLADQGIAQPPEGRRMLSLFDHNEEGRIPQVLAHLDQGGEAALVSDAGTPVLSDPGYLLVRACLEAGHRVRPAPGPSAVMAALCVSGLAPQPFVFLGFLPRKSGDVRQALARFAPTGCTLVFFERKDRLAKTLALALEVLGERDCVVARELTKTHEEFLRSRLSEMAAQERELLGEITVVLGPALEQATADPDMVRRVLEEEARAGGRPREVARRAAARLPGRTAKELYALLGQGRGGEHVT
- a CDS encoding O-methyltransferase, whose product is MFHSIPEAVTERMALLAAMHEADKTDGTPRFDRLRQIPPETGRFLCLLAANAPEGEWLEVGTSGGYSALWLAQAAGLRGTRLTTYEISPRKAALARESFAAAGAQDRVRLVEADAVPLLAGHGPLAFCFLDAERAILRACFDAIVPKLVPGGLLVVDNAISHSHEMAEFLEYVPTDPRVDSLVVPIGSGELVCRKL
- a CDS encoding YraN family protein gives rise to the protein MIADHLLLGREGEDAAAAHLASRGYEVLERNWRTPRGEVDLICRHGDTLVFVEVKTRGQGSLAAGTDAVHGRKRSRLLRAAAEYLSAGDLWARPCRFDVVSVVRHGASLRVEHLEDAFRADFERSGGRGWQPW
- the rplS gene encoding 50S ribosomal protein L19 produces the protein MDIIRQIENEHIRLDMPQFKPGDTVKVHFRILEGEKERIQVFQGAVLRLRKGTTNSTFTVRKVSDGVGVERVFPMYSPFIERVEVITEGKVRRSRLYYLRKLRGKASRIKSKNDWNN